Proteins encoded together in one Candidatus Baltobacteraceae bacterium window:
- a CDS encoding EAL domain-containing protein, translated as MDKETPPYPWPAIITTLVVALAVYGLGLLYSIERVAEARSQAAAIQEGNAQQMRLRVDGYFALASQLTDVTAATVGAQTGPYTAAQTLAQLFSATNPSLVAGMGAYYSQGYPPSIRLSRSRNARLAADYSQRPWFKGALADPGKAVFTRADPPSGTPFVAVSETIGSTSPAGVVMIETSHAKLGSLLARASDALDSAWITDSAGNVIAGSTPPPTMAIDAALTRQLDAAPWSLQVASHFAAVDSAQASALAIDVPLTIVAWGGALLVIFVLLRLRKLQLRAAALQKSAVRDTLTGLYNRAYVLWRLKEALRSFAVSHNPFGVLYIDLDRFAVVNDSLGHSVGDELLCAIAKRLEDGLPQGVEIGRIGGDEFVAWVPPGSDLDKCETISQMIFSHMRQPFRVGDRDIYISASIGIVVAAQRYGKADELLRDADIAMYAAKRAGRNRLAIFDESMREQVLARHTMESALHRAIASSQIFARYQPIVNLASGEIVAVEALARWMDERGTLIPPDLFIPLAEQCGAIDAIDWVVLSRACSDVRGMQRFLPGLTVSVNLSAARLNQTDLVKRIRKVLEQSELEPTALKFEVTESAIMESPKDSLVVLNELCEFGSHVVIDDFGTGHSSLSYVQRLPVAGLKIDRSFITPIVKDRQSLAIVQAIVALAKTLDIYVVAEGVEDAAQAERLTEAGVDYAQGFYFAPALEIRALQTFVESRKGALLSEPA; from the coding sequence ATGGATAAGGAAACACCCCCATATCCATGGCCGGCCATCATCACGACGCTCGTCGTAGCGCTCGCCGTCTACGGCCTAGGCTTGCTCTATTCGATCGAGCGAGTCGCCGAGGCACGCAGCCAAGCCGCTGCCATCCAAGAAGGCAATGCGCAGCAAATGCGCCTCAGAGTCGACGGTTACTTTGCCCTGGCGTCCCAGTTGACCGACGTCACCGCGGCGACCGTGGGCGCGCAAACCGGGCCCTACACCGCCGCGCAGACGCTTGCGCAGCTGTTTTCGGCCACCAATCCGTCGCTCGTTGCCGGCATGGGTGCGTACTACTCGCAGGGCTATCCGCCATCGATTCGGTTGAGCCGCTCGCGCAACGCTCGGCTTGCCGCGGATTATAGCCAGCGTCCGTGGTTCAAAGGGGCACTTGCGGATCCGGGGAAAGCGGTCTTTACGCGAGCCGATCCACCCTCTGGTACGCCGTTCGTTGCGGTGAGCGAAACCATCGGTTCCACCTCGCCGGCGGGCGTGGTCATGATCGAAACGTCGCATGCGAAACTCGGTTCTTTGCTCGCGCGCGCGAGCGACGCCCTCGACAGCGCCTGGATTACCGATTCGGCCGGGAACGTCATTGCCGGTTCGACGCCGCCGCCCACGATGGCGATCGACGCCGCGCTGACTAGACAGCTCGACGCCGCTCCGTGGAGCTTGCAGGTCGCGTCGCACTTCGCCGCCGTCGACAGCGCGCAAGCCAGCGCGCTCGCGATCGACGTTCCGCTGACCATTGTCGCGTGGGGCGGCGCGCTGCTCGTGATCTTCGTGCTGCTGCGCCTCCGCAAGCTGCAGCTGCGCGCGGCGGCTCTCCAAAAATCGGCCGTGCGCGACACGCTGACCGGTCTCTACAACCGGGCGTACGTGCTGTGGCGCCTCAAAGAAGCGCTTCGCTCGTTCGCGGTAAGTCACAATCCGTTCGGAGTGCTCTACATCGATCTCGACCGCTTCGCCGTGGTCAACGACAGCCTTGGACATTCCGTCGGCGACGAGCTCCTGTGCGCGATTGCAAAGCGGCTCGAAGACGGCTTGCCGCAAGGCGTGGAGATCGGCCGGATCGGCGGCGACGAGTTCGTCGCGTGGGTTCCTCCGGGCAGCGATCTCGATAAGTGCGAGACGATCTCGCAAATGATCTTCTCGCACATGCGCCAACCGTTCCGGGTCGGCGACCGCGACATTTACATCAGCGCTTCGATCGGCATCGTCGTCGCGGCGCAGCGCTACGGGAAGGCCGACGAGCTCCTCCGCGACGCCGACATCGCGATGTACGCGGCCAAGCGCGCCGGACGCAACCGTCTGGCGATCTTCGACGAATCGATGCGCGAACAAGTGCTGGCGCGTCACACCATGGAAAGCGCGCTTCACCGCGCGATCGCATCGTCGCAGATCTTCGCGCGCTACCAGCCGATCGTGAATCTCGCCAGCGGCGAGATCGTCGCCGTCGAAGCGCTGGCGCGCTGGATGGACGAGCGAGGAACGCTCATCCCGCCGGATCTTTTCATTCCGCTGGCCGAGCAGTGCGGCGCCATCGATGCCATCGACTGGGTGGTGCTCTCGCGCGCCTGCTCCGACGTGCGCGGCATGCAGCGTTTTCTTCCGGGCCTCACCGTCAGCGTCAATCTCTCGGCGGCGCGGTTGAATCAAACCGACTTGGTCAAGCGCATTCGCAAAGTCCTCGAGCAGAGCGAGCTCGAGCCCACCGCACTCAAGTTCGAGGTGACCGAGTCGGCCATCATGGAGAGCCCCAAGGATAGCCTCGTCGTGCTCAACGAACTCTGCGAGTTCGGTTCGCACGTCGTGATCGACGACTTCGGCACCGGACATTCGTCGCTGAGTTACGTGCAGCGCCTGCCCGTCGCCGGCCTGAAGATCGACCGCTCGTTCATCACGCCGATCGTGAAAGATCGCCAGTCGCTGGCGATCGTACAGGCCATCGTCGCGCTAGCGAAGACGCTCGATATCTACGTCGTGGCCGAAGGCGTCGAAGACGCGGCGCAAGCCGAGCGTCTGACCGAAGCGGGCGTCGATTACGCCCAGGGATTCTACTTCGCGCCGGCGCTGGAGATACGCGCCCTGCAGACGTTCGTCGAGTCGCGCAAAGGCGCGCTGCTTAGCGAGCCTGCGTAA
- a CDS encoding CheR family methyltransferase, translated as MVSDQAENKCIVVVGASAGGIDALARLVGALAENFPAPIVVAQHADPKGAGRLGEILQRQTRLKIHMVADGDGELEAGWIYLASPGQNLAIENGRVLSVARQPGHPVPSIDGLFESAAHAYGDHVIGVILTGMGTDGVAGVRRIKEFGGTVVVQEAESAAYPALPRAIPTNYVDFTSRIEEIAGLLGVLAAPGDGNIFDSQSVEVLLGQVRTRSGIDFRQYKPATIRRRLMRLIAAANAKSVADYMRHLNTHPEAYQQLVSSFLIKVTGFFRDPALFEYLRETVLPELIAEAREGQRELRLWSAGCSTGEEAYSLAILLAELLGNDVDKLPVRIFATDLDHHAIDFARRGVYPAAAFEELPPALIEKYFTRVDGAFQVRKDIRNLTVFGEYDLGQRAPFPHIDLIMCRNVLIYFTKELQQRTLQLFAFSLRQSGYLVLGKAETTSPLPRYFAAAQPALKVYRRQGERLMIPAPVALESLRHHDRPLRLGAIRPSHPRETTHEGMPPRWSMIDRLGAFLFESYIGIVVVDRHYDIVTINQAARTLLGVAGQGIGDDLIHIAQLPGLELKAQLDTAFRGAMPTAPFEVNLRDPGEIEQRCLQIACYPDRVASKEGRTEGVVVVIFDVTYQAKRRRELEKENAESRAAIEQLTRQTSELAGHQHALVQANEELSSANIDLRNTNEHLMIAAEEAEASAEEVETLNEEMQATSEELETLNEELHATVEELNTTNEELASRSSDLEQAVQEREKQLDHAVRTLGTLRAVVEHAPLIMCIVDKDSNVSLASKRYAEMVRHNGGALPAVGEKWLSRPEHVALRERDGAVDYAVRRISLPSDGGDTMVVLAPSS; from the coding sequence ATGGTGAGCGACCAAGCCGAGAACAAGTGCATCGTCGTCGTCGGCGCTTCAGCCGGCGGCATTGACGCACTCGCGCGGCTCGTCGGGGCGCTGGCCGAGAACTTCCCGGCACCGATCGTCGTCGCTCAGCACGCCGATCCGAAAGGAGCCGGACGGCTCGGTGAGATTTTGCAGCGCCAGACGCGCTTGAAAATTCACATGGTTGCGGACGGTGACGGTGAGTTAGAAGCCGGATGGATCTACCTTGCTTCACCCGGCCAGAATCTTGCGATCGAAAACGGGCGAGTGCTCTCGGTTGCGCGCCAACCCGGGCATCCGGTCCCGTCGATCGACGGTCTGTTCGAATCGGCGGCGCACGCATACGGCGATCACGTGATCGGCGTCATTCTTACCGGCATGGGCACCGACGGCGTTGCGGGCGTGCGCAGGATCAAAGAGTTCGGAGGAACGGTGGTCGTGCAGGAGGCCGAATCGGCCGCGTATCCGGCCTTGCCGCGCGCGATTCCGACGAACTACGTCGACTTTACGTCCCGCATCGAAGAGATTGCGGGACTCTTGGGCGTGCTGGCGGCACCAGGCGACGGCAACATCTTCGATTCTCAATCGGTCGAAGTGCTGCTCGGTCAAGTCCGCACGCGATCGGGTATCGATTTTCGCCAGTATAAGCCCGCGACGATTCGCCGCAGATTGATGCGCTTGATTGCGGCCGCCAACGCCAAGTCGGTAGCGGACTATATGCGGCACCTCAACACGCACCCCGAGGCCTATCAGCAGCTGGTCAGCTCGTTCCTCATCAAGGTTACGGGTTTCTTTCGCGACCCGGCGCTCTTTGAGTACCTGCGGGAGACCGTACTTCCCGAGCTGATCGCCGAGGCGCGTGAAGGCCAGCGCGAGCTGCGCTTGTGGTCTGCCGGCTGCTCGACCGGAGAAGAGGCGTATTCGTTGGCCATTCTGCTCGCAGAACTGCTGGGCAACGATGTCGACAAGCTGCCGGTTCGCATCTTTGCGACCGACTTGGACCATCACGCGATCGATTTTGCCCGGCGCGGCGTGTATCCGGCCGCGGCATTCGAAGAGCTGCCGCCGGCGCTGATCGAAAAGTATTTCACTCGCGTCGACGGCGCTTTTCAAGTCCGTAAGGACATTCGGAATCTCACGGTATTCGGCGAGTACGATCTCGGACAGCGCGCTCCGTTCCCGCACATCGATCTGATTATGTGCCGCAACGTGCTGATTTACTTCACGAAAGAACTCCAGCAGCGCACCTTGCAGCTCTTCGCGTTTTCGCTCCGTCAATCGGGTTATCTGGTCCTCGGCAAGGCCGAGACGACGTCGCCGCTTCCACGATACTTCGCCGCCGCGCAACCAGCGCTCAAAGTGTATCGCCGCCAAGGCGAGCGGCTCATGATTCCGGCGCCCGTTGCTCTTGAAAGTCTGCGGCATCACGATCGGCCGCTGCGGCTGGGCGCTATTCGGCCGTCTCATCCCCGCGAGACCACGCACGAAGGGATGCCTCCGCGCTGGTCGATGATCGACCGCCTGGGGGCGTTTCTCTTCGAATCGTATATTGGAATCGTCGTCGTCGATCGCCATTACGACATCGTTACGATCAATCAGGCGGCTCGCACGCTGTTGGGCGTCGCGGGGCAAGGAATCGGCGACGATCTCATCCATATCGCGCAGCTTCCGGGATTGGAGCTCAAAGCGCAGCTGGACACCGCGTTTCGCGGTGCGATGCCGACCGCGCCCTTCGAAGTGAATTTGCGCGATCCGGGTGAGATCGAGCAACGCTGCCTGCAGATCGCCTGCTATCCCGATCGGGTCGCGAGCAAGGAAGGGCGAACCGAAGGGGTGGTCGTCGTTATCTTCGACGTGACGTATCAAGCGAAGCGGCGACGGGAGCTCGAAAAAGAAAACGCGGAGAGCCGCGCCGCGATCGAGCAACTGACGCGGCAGACGAGCGAGCTGGCCGGCCACCAGCACGCGCTCGTGCAAGCCAATGAAGAGCTCAGTTCGGCAAATATCGATCTGCGCAACACCAACGAGCACCTGATGATCGCGGCCGAGGAGGCCGAGGCGTCGGCCGAAGAGGTCGAGACGCTCAACGAAGAGATGCAGGCGACCAGCGAAGAGCTCGAAACGCTCAACGAGGAGCTGCACGCAACGGTCGAAGAGCTCAACACCACCAACGAAGAGCTCGCGTCGCGGAGCTCCGACCTGGAACAAGCGGTGCAGGAGCGCGAAAAACAACTCGATCACGCGGTGAGAACGCTCGGCACGTTGCGTGCCGTGGTCGAACACGCCCCGCTGATCATGTGTATCGTCGACAAAGACTCGAATGTATCGCTGGCGTCCAAACGATATGCGGAGATGGTGCGGCACAACGGCGGTGCCTTGCCGGCGGTCGGCGAGAAATGGCTGTCGCGGCCGGAGCACGTTGCGTTGCGCGAGCGCGACGGCGCGGTGGACTATGCCGTACGGCGGATTTCGCTCCCCTCCGACGGCGGCGATACGATGGTTGTCCTAGCCCCCTCTTCGTAA
- a CDS encoding STAS domain-containing protein, with protein sequence MATTISFAGEYDLTDQREFKSKLAAAQAEHEVIVDFTNVSYVDSACIMELLLFSRTRRERGLPPETIFVTAGPVAKVLEVSGVAKVCRVVTQAR encoded by the coding sequence ATGGCGACCACCATTTCGTTCGCAGGCGAGTACGACTTGACGGATCAGCGCGAGTTCAAGAGTAAGCTCGCGGCGGCCCAGGCCGAGCACGAGGTTATCGTCGACTTCACGAACGTTTCATACGTCGACTCGGCGTGCATCATGGAGCTGCTGCTTTTCAGTCGCACGCGCCGCGAACGTGGTTTACCGCCCGAGACGATTTTCGTAACGGCCGGCCCGGTCGCCAAGGTGTTGGAAGTGTCCGGCGTCGCGAAAGTGTGCCGCGTCGTTACGCAGGCTCGCTAA
- a CDS encoding NAD(P)-dependent oxidoreductase, protein MKIAYFGTGLLGSGFVRAMLDRGDDVRVWNRTKAKAHALAEHGAVVCDDPADATRGADAIHLTLADDASVDAVLEPLAGSIASETTIVDHTTTAPTPTRERAARWRGRGIAFVHAPVFMGPKNAREATGIMMISGDRALCARVKPSLEPMTGQVVELGDDPGEAAAFKLMGNLMLVFTVAGLADMYRFADAIGIAPREAHKLFSFFMPVNAINFRGKDMAHGDFTPQWELKMARKDVRLMLEEAKRYGEDLAVLPEIAAFFDDYIERGHAEKDVGVIAMRAE, encoded by the coding sequence ATGAAGATTGCCTATTTTGGAACCGGTTTGCTGGGGTCGGGCTTCGTGCGGGCGATGCTCGACCGCGGCGATGACGTGCGGGTTTGGAACCGCACGAAAGCCAAGGCGCACGCGCTCGCGGAGCACGGTGCCGTCGTGTGCGACGATCCGGCCGATGCGACCCGCGGCGCGGATGCGATCCATTTGACGCTCGCCGACGACGCCTCGGTCGACGCCGTTCTGGAGCCGCTTGCCGGTTCGATTGCAAGCGAAACCACCATCGTCGATCATACGACCACGGCACCGACGCCGACGCGCGAACGCGCCGCACGCTGGCGCGGGCGCGGTATTGCGTTCGTGCACGCACCAGTGTTCATGGGTCCGAAAAATGCTCGCGAAGCGACGGGCATCATGATGATTTCGGGCGATCGCGCGCTTTGCGCGCGCGTAAAACCTTCGCTCGAACCTATGACCGGGCAGGTTGTGGAACTCGGCGACGATCCCGGTGAAGCGGCGGCGTTCAAGCTCATGGGAAATTTGATGCTCGTCTTTACCGTTGCCGGACTCGCGGACATGTATCGCTTTGCCGATGCGATCGGCATCGCGCCGCGCGAAGCGCATAAACTCTTTTCCTTTTTTATGCCGGTTAACGCGATCAACTTTCGCGGCAAGGACATGGCTCACGGCGATTTCACACCGCAGTGGGAGCTCAAGATGGCCCGCAAAGACGTGCGTTTGATGCTCGAAGAGGCCAAACGCTACGGCGAAGATCTTGCCGTCCTCCCCGAGATCGCGGCGTTTTTCGACGACTATATCGAGCGTGGCCACGCCGAAAAAGACGTGGGAGTCATCGCAATGCGAGCCGAATGA
- a CDS encoding translocation/assembly module TamB domain-containing protein, with protein MKHAHIRWLAVALSVVVLLAGVAFAQRQALARIAIVAAARAFVHMDVAFGASSITLHEARFSNLVVTSPRGEPIARAESASVGYDLHALLAGSRLYGLTSLEIVKPQIVVIRHADGSYNVPIPKLPSGPKRRQAPLRAAASIRDGSVDVIDEGRVDPHQRHLYVRDFQAAGTFDQTALSRYRVSLNYGERAGELYPIRGTGRVDARSGYGLQRWTAAYVPIAGAVDFALSSPSLHVAAGHLQGVDARVFDVPESGATQSHIAATAQLAGARIAIGGLTKPVDNVRGRLDVDEGGLSIARLDATLAGIPVVVRGGAFLRNGVQARLAIEGSADLAQLRGAFAQASRLPMSGPVAFSVLAEGFVSKPLEWISIRSPHATYAGRTVERTDGLVAFDGQEADIAHFSSTYDGIAFDARGRVAMQRRAGAIEMLAGAAVPSSAIPFGAKIVPGLSLDALALATADDPKRIATRGVITGAGAGESLAGTFDVAANGTGSIGPIVVSQGNGRDLYVRAAIDRPNDRDVAVLDAHRFAAGSVGAIDAHGIIALRGQSLDGNLNGTAVRQGARSQVVASLGGTLRAPRLAASTYIAGERYDNYAVNGAASIAFANGTLAIRDTLAQVGPAFVTADGTIAGIMGSGATPHYDLDAHVESADAAALVAAANARLPVPIEGSVNADVRVTGTASNPSVEGTVDAPEGSVNGLAFRNLSATIAGSTSAMSLGDGRVVVGDTAIGFSGATSPGAMRVAVSAPRANLADFNDYFDAGDMFAGNGSVALDATTAGKTVVASTGTAHFTDARYRRIALGTVNARWHDSRGAIAADASFGGPTGVVAAHVDPGMKVVATVRHADLATWLPMLGMNVPVTGKLDADANVSGRYPDVAGRLRAAVFGGTAGRMQIERFVVAASIDNGRGRVDSAVLQLPDLTTNVAGTFGLHENDAFAIVAHTRSPNLGALAKNVTGRVYDLSGSLDSTLAVGGTLADPRLVDDVAVSSLRYGKFTVERAKARVAATRRTVAVTGGEADFKKGRVLLAATAPLHVWAHGIAPGRGPIAATLTVQDLEGVDISDAFPKGTHVGGRIDGTVRAGGTAAAPSLAGALTLANGAFIGPIERAPIKNVKGTLRFEGTRVALEGMHGDVGGGSVAADGTASVRSWRSLRDIAFTLHQRAENAHLEVPLGFQGNIDSDISVARSDGKPIEIAGNVDVSSARISPTMFFNPNSAKKPPPKLPAVAFNDFKVKAGPDVRIQSSNVDVGGAGDLTLSGTLARPVLAGAFNATGGTVDFYHTFTVQRASVRLEPGGSGINPYVNAVATTYIPDPATAIRMQVTGPVSDMNLQLESDPNYDREQILGLLIGVNRIGAVRGVSSGQTASGGFSMGGAAAGLARSQVNTVFTRQLLEPLSASLGSSLGFTDLQITNDLQTGLGLNAAKAFGKNLTATFNESFGNPKEQAVALEAHPSIATGIRMRMYSTSGPSLTGIAGAAQQPSVVGLDALNLNPMTAIAAGSGTNGMDLSWVHKFP; from the coding sequence ATGAAGCACGCGCACATCCGGTGGCTGGCGGTGGCGCTCAGCGTGGTGGTCCTTCTGGCCGGAGTTGCGTTCGCTCAGCGGCAGGCCCTCGCTCGCATCGCAATTGTGGCGGCGGCGCGCGCGTTCGTGCACATGGATGTCGCCTTCGGCGCGTCGTCGATCACCCTGCACGAAGCCCGGTTTTCGAACCTCGTCGTGACCTCGCCGCGGGGCGAACCGATCGCTCGCGCCGAGAGCGCGTCGGTCGGCTACGACTTGCACGCGCTCCTCGCCGGGAGCCGCCTTTACGGGTTGACCTCGCTCGAGATCGTCAAACCGCAGATCGTCGTAATTCGGCACGCCGACGGAAGCTACAACGTGCCGATTCCAAAGCTTCCCTCGGGACCCAAACGCCGGCAAGCGCCGCTGCGCGCCGCCGCGTCGATTCGCGACGGTTCGGTCGACGTGATCGATGAAGGACGCGTCGATCCGCATCAGCGCCATCTGTACGTACGCGACTTCCAGGCCGCCGGCACCTTCGATCAGACCGCCCTTTCGCGCTACCGCGTTTCGTTGAACTACGGAGAACGCGCGGGCGAGCTCTATCCGATTCGCGGAACGGGCCGCGTCGACGCGCGCAGCGGTTACGGATTGCAGCGTTGGACCGCGGCCTACGTACCGATTGCCGGCGCCGTCGACTTCGCGTTGAGTTCGCCGAGCCTGCACGTTGCGGCGGGACACTTACAAGGTGTCGACGCGCGCGTCTTCGACGTTCCGGAAAGCGGCGCGACGCAGTCGCATATCGCGGCGACGGCGCAGTTGGCCGGCGCACGCATCGCAATCGGCGGCCTCACCAAACCGGTCGACAACGTGCGCGGGCGCCTCGACGTTGACGAAGGCGGCCTTTCGATCGCCCGGCTCGACGCGACCTTGGCCGGCATCCCGGTCGTCGTGCGGGGCGGCGCGTTCTTACGGAACGGCGTACAAGCGCGGCTCGCCATTGAGGGAAGCGCCGATCTGGCTCAGCTGCGCGGCGCGTTCGCGCAAGCGTCGCGCCTGCCGATGAGCGGACCGGTCGCGTTTAGCGTGCTGGCCGAAGGCTTCGTTTCCAAACCGCTCGAGTGGATCTCCATTCGCTCGCCGCACGCAACCTACGCGGGGAGAACGGTAGAACGCACCGACGGTCTCGTCGCCTTCGACGGTCAGGAAGCCGACATCGCGCACTTCTCCTCGACTTACGACGGCATCGCGTTCGACGCGCGCGGCCGCGTGGCGATGCAGCGGCGCGCCGGCGCGATCGAGATGCTGGCCGGCGCCGCCGTTCCGTCGAGCGCGATTCCCTTCGGCGCGAAGATTGTGCCGGGGCTGTCGCTCGACGCGCTCGCGCTGGCAACCGCCGACGATCCCAAACGTATCGCGACGCGCGGCGTTATCACCGGCGCCGGCGCCGGCGAATCGCTGGCCGGCACGTTCGACGTCGCGGCCAACGGCACGGGTTCGATCGGGCCGATCGTCGTGTCGCAAGGCAACGGCCGCGACCTGTACGTTCGCGCCGCCATCGATCGTCCGAACGATCGCGACGTTGCCGTGCTCGACGCGCATCGGTTCGCCGCGGGCAGCGTCGGCGCAATCGACGCACACGGCATTATCGCATTGCGCGGCCAGTCACTTGACGGAAATCTCAACGGGACCGCGGTGCGTCAGGGCGCGCGGTCGCAGGTCGTCGCGTCGCTGGGCGGAACGCTGCGCGCTCCGCGTCTGGCTGCATCGACCTACATCGCGGGCGAGCGATACGACAACTACGCCGTCAACGGTGCGGCCTCGATCGCGTTTGCCAACGGTACGCTCGCGATTCGCGACACGCTGGCGCAAGTCGGTCCTGCGTTCGTGACGGCGGACGGAACGATCGCCGGCATCATGGGTTCCGGTGCGACGCCGCACTACGATCTCGACGCGCACGTGGAATCGGCCGACGCCGCCGCGCTCGTTGCAGCGGCAAACGCGCGTCTTCCCGTCCCTATTGAAGGCAGCGTAAATGCCGATGTGCGCGTTACCGGTACGGCGTCGAACCCGTCCGTCGAGGGAACCGTCGACGCTCCCGAAGGCTCCGTCAACGGTTTGGCGTTTCGGAACTTGAGCGCGACGATCGCAGGTTCGACCAGCGCGATGTCGCTGGGAGACGGGCGCGTGGTCGTCGGCGACACGGCGATCGGTTTCTCCGGCGCGACGAGCCCCGGCGCGATGCGCGTCGCGGTCAGCGCACCGCGCGCGAATCTCGCCGACTTCAACGATTACTTCGACGCCGGCGACATGTTCGCCGGCAACGGCAGCGTGGCGCTCGATGCAACCACCGCCGGTAAAACGGTCGTCGCATCGACCGGAACGGCACATTTCACCGACGCGCGTTACCGCCGCATCGCGCTGGGCACCGTCAACGCGCGCTGGCACGATTCCCGCGGTGCGATTGCCGCCGACGCGTCGTTCGGCGGACCCACCGGCGTCGTCGCGGCGCACGTCGATCCGGGCATGAAGGTCGTCGCGACGGTGCGGCACGCCGATCTCGCAACGTGGCTGCCGATGCTCGGCATGAACGTACCGGTGACGGGCAAGCTCGACGCCGACGCAAACGTCTCCGGCCGCTATCCCGACGTCGCCGGACGCTTACGGGCAGCCGTTTTCGGCGGCACGGCCGGACGCATGCAGATCGAACGATTCGTGGTCGCCGCGTCAATCGACAACGGTCGCGGACGCGTCGATTCGGCGGTGCTGCAGCTGCCCGATCTGACGACCAACGTCGCGGGCACGTTCGGACTGCACGAGAACGACGCGTTTGCGATCGTCGCGCACACCAGGAGTCCCAATCTCGGCGCGCTCGCGAAAAACGTGACCGGCAGAGTATACGATCTGAGCGGCAGCCTCGACTCGACGCTCGCGGTCGGCGGCACGCTTGCCGACCCGCGGCTCGTCGACGACGTCGCGGTGAGCTCGCTGCGGTATGGAAAGTTCACGGTCGAGCGCGCGAAGGCGCGCGTCGCCGCAACGCGACGAACCGTTGCCGTCACCGGCGGGGAGGCCGATTTCAAAAAGGGTCGCGTGCTGCTGGCGGCCACGGCACCGCTGCACGTTTGGGCGCACGGCATCGCGCCGGGACGCGGCCCGATCGCCGCGACCTTAACGGTGCAAGATCTCGAAGGCGTCGACATCAGTGACGCGTTCCCGAAGGGCACCCACGTCGGCGGCCGGATTGACGGCACGGTGCGCGCGGGCGGTACGGCGGCGGCTCCGTCGCTCGCCGGCGCGCTGACACTGGCCAACGGCGCGTTCATCGGTCCGATCGAGCGCGCGCCGATCAAGAACGTCAAGGGGACGCTGCGCTTCGAAGGCACGCGCGTCGCGCTCGAGGGCATGCACGGCGACGTCGGCGGCGGCTCGGTCGCGGCCGACGGAACGGCTAGCGTGCGCAGTTGGCGATCGCTGCGCGACATCGCCTTTACGCTGCACCAGCGCGCCGAGAACGCGCACCTCGAGGTGCCATTGGGGTTCCAAGGCAACATCGATAGTGATATCTCGGTCGCGCGCAGCGACGGCAAACCAATCGAAATCGCCGGCAACGTCGACGTATCGAGCGCGCGAATTTCGCCGACGATGTTCTTCAATCCCAACTCGGCGAAGAAGCCTCCGCCTAAGCTTCCGGCGGTCGCCTTCAACGACTTCAAGGTGAAGGCCGGACCCGACGTGCGCATTCAAAGCAGCAACGTCGACGTCGGCGGAGCCGGCGATTTAACACTGTCGGGAACGCTCGCGCGTCCGGTGTTGGCGGGTGCGTTCAACGCGACCGGCGGCACGGTCGACTTCTATCATACGTTCACGGTGCAGCGCGCGAGCGTGCGTTTAGAGCCGGGCGGCAGCGGCATCAATCCCTACGTGAACGCGGTTGCGACGACGTACATTCCCGATCCCGCGACGGCGATCCGCATGCAGGTGACCGGGCCGGTTTCCGACATGAACCTCCAACTCGAGTCCGATCCGAACTACGACCGCGAGCAGATTCTCGGATTGCTCATCGGCGTCAATCGCATCGGTGCCGTGCGCGGCGTCTCGTCGGGTCAAACCGCCAGCGGCGGGTTCTCGATGGGCGGGGCCGCGGCCGGTCTGGCCCGCTCGCAAGTCAATACGGTCTTCACGCGCCAGCTGCTCGAACCGCTCTCGGCGTCGCTCGGATCGTCGCTCGGGTTCACCGATCTGCAAATCACCAACGATCTGCAAACCGGACTGGGACTCAACGCGGCCAAAGCCTTCGGGAAGAATCTCACGGCGACGTTCAACGAAAGCTTCGGCAATCCAAAGGAACAGGCGGTCGCGCTCGAAGCGCACCCGAGCATTGCGACCGGCATCCGCATGCGTATGTACAGCACGTCCGGTCCGTCGCTGACCGGCATCGCGGGCGCTGCGCAGCAGCCGTCGGTGGTGGGTCTGGACGCGCTCAACCTTAATCCGATGACCGCGATTGCGGCGGGGTCCGGCACCAACGGCATGGACCTCTCCTGGGTGCACAAATTCCCATGA